The Halanaerobium saccharolyticum subsp. saccharolyticum DSM 6643 genomic sequence GGTGATTTCTGAAAGAGAATTTGATAATTCAGAAAGTTCATTTGAAAATGCTGAGATATCGCTTGAACAGGCTAAAACATCACTAGCAGTGGCCGAGAAAAATTATCAGCTAGCAAAAGAAACTTATAATAATCCAACAGAATTAAAACAGCAGTTGGAAAATGCCCGCAGCCAGGTAAATAGTGCGAGAACAAATTTGAAAGTTGCTGAAGCAAATTTAGAAGAGGCTGAGCGAGGACCAAGGGCAGAAAGACTCCAAGCAGGTTTAGCTTCAGTTAAACAGGCAGAGGCAAGTTTAGCTCAAATTGAAGATCAAATTAGCAAAACAAGTATTATTGCACCTTTTACTGGTTTAGTTAATTTAGTTAATATAGATGAAGGAGAGATGGTTGCTTCTGGACAAACAGTTATTAATTTAATCAAGACTGACCAACTATATGCTGAAATTGATGTTACTGCAGCCACAGCTTCTGCAATTAAAAAAGGTGATCGTGTTGAGGTAAAAGCCGAAACTATGCAGCATTATATTGAGGGAGAAGTTAGTAATATTTCTCCAGCTGCAGATTCTTCCAGTAGAACATTCTTAGTAAAAATTAAAATACCAAATGAAAATCAAAAATTACGGGCTGGGATGTTTGCAGATGTCAAAATAACAAAAGGAGAATCAGGTTCTGCGGTAGTTGTGCCAATTGAGAGTATTGTGAATTTAAATGGTGACAACCCTCACGTTTTTGTTGTAGAAGATGGGAAGGCTGTTAGAAAAAATATACAAATAGGCATTAGTACTGACAGTAGAGTTGAAATCATAGAAGGTTTAAATTCAGACGAAGAGGT encodes the following:
- a CDS encoding efflux RND transporter periplasmic adaptor subunit, with the protein product MKNKTIIITLIILLLISTTVMAQDSIVVETTKSVTDDISINELITGTLTPIQDVNIPAQTGGVADQINVEIGDKVDQGTDLIKIDDEGLLIQKRQAQASLDSARANYNEMKNGATAEELARVRASYEDAKAGLESAETNLKLMEEIYNNRRTLEQQLVNAEQQLENAKQNLNQAEINYNQAKKDYERSKNLYADQVISEREFDNSESSFENAEISLEQAKTSLAVAEKNYQLAKETYNNPTELKQQLENARSQVNSARTNLKVAEANLEEAERGPRAERLQAGLASVKQAEASLAQIEDQISKTSIIAPFTGLVNLVNIDEGEMVASGQTVINLIKTDQLYAEIDVTAATASAIKKGDRVEVKAETMQHYIEGEVSNISPAADSSSRTFLVKIKIPNENQKLRAGMFADVKITKGESGSAVVVPIESIVNLNGDNPHVFVVEDGKAVRKNIQIGISTDSRVEIIEGLNSDEEVIIRGQSGLENGQAVEVRNG